CATCGGGACTCAAAGACTATAATGACACCGTTCGCGAATCTTTAACGCCGCAAATCCTTCAATGGAAAGGGATCGAAGCGACCCGAGAACTGGCTAAATCTGACAATGCAAAGGTGGTTGTCATCGGAAATTCATCGAAAGAGTTGCCGATCATCCTCGGTTCAGATTGGTAGAGATATGATCTTGCGTCGTGCATCCACCATCGTCCTCTCATTACTCCTGATGACCATTCTTGCAGGATGCGATTTCTATGAGATGAGCCGCCAAAAACGGGACGCACTGGCGCAAGCCAATACCGGCGATATTGAAATTGCCGTCGTCTGGCCACAACAACTGGAAGCCGGACTCTTTATGGAAGGGGTACAGCTTGCTGCCGAAGAGATCAACACGACAGGCGTGTATGCCAAACGCAGTATAACCCTGCGTATCTTTGACGAAACATCTGCCGAACAAAGCAAACGAGTCGCACAAAAGATAGCGGCTAACCCCAAGATTGTGGCTGCCATTGGCCACTACGGTTCCAGCCGTTCGCTGCCTGCGGCAGTCACCTATGAATATAACGGCATTCTCTATATGTCTCCCGTGGCTACCAGCCCATCGCTGACCCGTTTCGGATTTAACTACCTTTTCCGTAATATCCCTACCGATGCCGAAATTTCTGCTGCGGTACTCACTTACTGCCAAAAACAGAATTGGAAAAATGCTGCTATTGTTTATGTTCGTGGCAATTACGGCCAGAGTTTTACTGAAATAATGCAAGAAGAGGCCTACCTACATGATATTAACATTGCTACACTCAAGTCATATGCTGAAAATCAGGAGGATTTTCGCGCCATGATCGTTGAAATGCGCCGTTACCAGTATGATTTTGTGTTTATCGCAGACGTCGTACCGCGCGCTGCTCATTTTATTCGGCAATACCGTGCCATGGGTGGCACCGAGCCCTTTATAGGAGGCGATGGGCTCGACTCTAATTTACTGTGGACGATTGCGGGAAAAGCGGCCAATGAAACCGTTGTAGCTACAACCTTCGACGCCGCTGACAACCACCCGAACGTGAAAGGATTTGTCGAACGCTTTACCGCTCGCTATCCCGATAAGCAGCCCGACTTTTTGGCAGCACAAGGGTATGATGCACTGATGGTTATTGCCAATGCGATGCGCCACAGCCAATCGTCTGTCCCTATTGAGGTAGCTTCAGCACTCCGTTTTTCGCCACCATGGGAAGGTGTACTCGGTACATACGCCATGCAGCTAGATGGGAGTATTGCGGGCAAAAAGATTGCGTTTAAAAAGCTATCCGATGGGGTGTTTTATCTACAACAGGATTCAGAGGAGTAAACCATGCCAGCACATTTAATGGCTCTCTACATCGTCGTCTGCCTCATGATTGCCCTTTTTGGAATGAATCGTAAATTTGGCTTTTGGGGGTATTTTTTTGCCAGCCTTTTCTTGACCCCTCTGGTTGGTGTTGTCTTAGTACTCGCATCAGATCCACGGAAATTAGAACAAGAATAGGATACACAATACATCGCAAATGAGGTGAATACCATGCTTCGCGCTCTGATGGTTATACTTGCCATTATAAGCTGCTTCTTCGGAACAAGCTTGGCATCGTCCCGTGATTTACCTCCCGACATGCAGCGCATCTTTGACCGCGGCACATTACGCGTGGGAATGTACCATGCCGATATCGCCCCTTTTTTCATGCAAAGCAATAATGGCGAATTGACTGGTATTGATGTGGATCTCGCGCACCATGTCGCACAAGAGCTTGGCGTAGAACTTGAACTGGTACGAACCGCAAAAACGTTTGATGCGCTCGTTGAAATGTTGGAAAAAAGAGAAGTTGACGTTGTTATCTCCGAACTATCACGAACCCTGAAACGGGCACGCACCGTACGCTTTACCCGTCCCTATATCGTTTTACGGCAAGGGTTACTCCTGAATCGTGTTGCCGCAGTACGCGCACAGTCGACCACTGGATTTGAGTGGATTTTTACCTCTGCAGGCCCGGTGGGTGTCAAAGCCGGAACTTCTTATGTGGGGTATGCTCAGGCGAATTTCCCCAACGCAGAAATCCGCACCTACCCTGAATGGGAAGAGGTGGTTGACGCCTGTGTCCGTGGCGAAGTGCTCTTTGCTTATCACGATGAAATTGAAGTAAAGAAAATCATCCGCGACAATCCAGCGATAGCCATACAACTCCAAACAGCAATTATCAGCGATATGACCGACCCGATTGCTATGGCCGTTCCCTGGCAGAGCACACATCTTCTGGCATGGCTAGAACAGTATATCGATGCATTTCCCGTGCGTATGGATATCGACACCTTACTGAGGAAATACTATGAACAGTAAGCTTCTTCTTTCGCCATGGGCCATTGCCATCGGCCTCGCCAGTGGTGTTATCCTTGGGGTCTTTTATACGGATACCGCACTGGCATTCGCACCAGCAGGTCAACTCTATTTACTCCTCCTGCAAATGTGCGTCCTACCAATTATGACTTCTGCCGTTATCACCAGCTTAGGCCGTCTTGTTGCCTCAAAAGACCAAGGAATCAGCCCTCTGCGGGTTGCCGGCGTGTTTTTCATCGGCTTGTTGATTGCCAGTGTCGTCGGCGTTGCCGCCGCGTTGGTATTACAGCCGGGTAATGCTTTGGATAGTTCCGATCGTGAGATGGTCGGGCGGCTCATGAGTGCTGGTGGTGATACCGATACTCACACTATCGCTACTGACCTTGAGATCACCTTTTTCACTTCTCCTCCGCCTCCAGCAACCGTTAATCCGTTGGCGTACTTGGCCAATATGGTGCCAGAAAACGTCTTTCAATCCCTTAGTCAGGGGCACAGCATTCAGATTTTGGTTTTCTCTATTCTCTTTGGAATTGCTCTGGGTATCTTGCCACCTGCCCGTTCCGTAACGGCTTTTGACTTTTTCGATGCTGTGTTCGCCGCTTTCAGCAGGATTATCAGCGGTCTCATGTACCTCCTCCCATTTGGTTTATGTGCTTTAGTGGCGGAACAAGCCACACGTGTCGGACGTGAAACACTGGAAGCACTCTTGGGCTTTATCATCGCCTTTGGTATTGCAGGAGTCCTCCTCCTGATAGTCAGTTTTGTCATTATTTGGGTGCGCGCTCGACAAGGTTTCAGTGATATACTTTTGGGGCTGAAAGATACTATCGTGATTGCTCTTGGTACCCGTTCAGGATTAGCCGCTATCCCTTCGGCTATCGAAGCCCTTCATGAGCGGTTCGGTTTTGAACGCACAGGAACCAACCTTGTTATTCCACTGGGAATAACGATTTGCCGCCATGGCACGATTATGATTTTTGCGTTAACAGCTTTATTCTTATGCCAACTCTACCAAATCGAAATTGGTTTTCGCGAACTGGCTATTGTGATATTTGGCTCAGTCATCGCTGGTATGGCCAGCGCTGGTGCGCCAGGGATTGTCGCTATTTCAATGCTTTCACTTGTTCTCGAACCGCTTGGACTACCGATAGAATCAGCCTTTATTCTTTTACTAGCACTTGACCCAATCACCGATCCTCTCCTCACACTGGTGAACGTACAATCAAATTGTGCCGCCAGCACCCTGATTACCCCGCGCGAAAACGGAGTGACATGCGATGAACCGACATAATTCCCCTCGCCATTCCGATAGCGCGGTTCCCGAACAAATCTTTTCGTGCCTTGAAGAGTCGGTATTCTACGCACTGTGCATTGAACATCTTTTATTACCGCACATCCCATCAGGAGCCGCACTGGTTGAATTTGGTTCGGGTGATGGCACTCCTGTTATCGAAGCGTTGCAGAAGGCACCTGATTTTGCGGGAACCATTACTGGCTATGAACTGAATTTGCGCGCATATGCTCTGTGCCAGGCAAATATTACCGCCGCCAATCTCGGCTCCAAGTACCACGTTCAAGCGGGTTCATTTTTCGAAAAGCCTTCTTTCGAAGCATTTGCGCTGCTAGCCAACCCCCCGTATATCCCATTTCCTGACGCTTCCATCCGTCTTCCTTACCTGCATGGCGGTCTCCACGGAAGCGAAGTGACGACACAGCTCCTACGTGAACCATACCCAATGTCGCTGTTGCTCGTATCAAGTTACTCCAACCCGCTTGGCATTATCGACACCGCACACCATCACGGATTGTGTGTTGCAAATTTTTTAATCATGCCGATCCGTTATGGAGATTACAGCCGCGAACCAAAAGTCTTTGCCCATATTATGACACTGCGCGAACAAGGATTCGCGTATGCTTCGGCTAATGGGTATTTGCTAGCAGGAGTGCTTTTTGCTCGCAAAGAGTATTGCCACACGGAACGGTGCAATGAACTCAAACGGATTATGCGTAGCGCGGACGACCATCACATGGTTCGGGTATGATCCCCAAAAGAATACCGCTTCGCATCAGCATTCTGATGCTTTTTTCTCTGCTCACCACCAGTGCCATACTGGCGCTCAGCACCTATAATTATCACAAAGCGTCACAAGCCGCTGTCACCCTCTCCCGAACCATTGTAGAACACCTGCGCGAACGCGTCGTCCAAGAAGTGAGCGACTACTTGTGGTCACTGGAAACGGCCACACTCCTTGCTGGACAACAATTTCGCTCATACGACCTTGCTACCTCTGCCGAAACATGGTTTACCTTGACGGATCAACCTCTCTTTACCAGCCTGAATCTTTCCAATCTGTACATTGCCGATCATCAGGGAAACTTCCTTGCGACTGGCTATCGTGAAGGTCAGCGAGAAGAACGGCAACTCCGCGTCACGTATGACTCGACCGAAAAGAACGATATTCGCCGTTTGCGCGATGCAACGCATGTCAACAAAGAACAACGATATTCAGACTACGATCCCCGGCTTCGCCAATGGTTCATCAACACCAACGCATTTGAAAAACCGCAGTGGTCAGCCATGTACCATGATTTTGAAACAGGTCAGCTGAGTTCCACTTTTTCGGCTCCCGTCATCAACCCAACAACGGGTGCTGTCGAAAAAGTTGTAGCGGCTGATATCCTGCTCGAACGGGCAACCGCTCTGCTGCATACCCTTTCGCTCGGATTTGACGGCGATATTGTTATCATGAATCACGATAATAGCGTTATTGGCGCGACAACGCTTCGCAACGACACTCACACTGGCGATACGCCATTTGCCACCGTTCAACTTCCAGCTCCCATTGCGCAAGCCGTGCAAGAGATATCCAACGAAAGCATGATAGCCCCTTTTACTGTCGGGGATGACACCTTCCTACGCGCTGTCGCACCACTACGACCAGGATTACATGCTAAATGGCGCGTCGTCGTTATCCTGCCGGAATCGGTTATTCTACGCGATGCAAAGCAAGCATTGATTGAAAGTATACTCGGCAGCATCGTGGTGCTCGTGATTGCACTCATCCTCGTTCGTACCTTTGCCAACGCCATTGCTCGCCCTATTCTCCGCCTTGCGGGAAACGCAACCGCCATTACGCAACTCAATTTTCACGAAACGAATCCTAACGGCTCCGTCATCAGCGAAATAGCCACTCTGCAACAATCGCTAGAAACCATGAAAAAAAGTTTAATCAACTTCAGCCGCTACCTTCCATTGTTAATGGTGCAACAACT
This Chrysiogenes arsenatis DSM 11915 DNA region includes the following protein-coding sequences:
- a CDS encoding ABC transporter substrate-binding protein, encoding MILRRASTIVLSLLLMTILAGCDFYEMSRQKRDALAQANTGDIEIAVVWPQQLEAGLFMEGVQLAAEEINTTGVYAKRSITLRIFDETSAEQSKRVAQKIAANPKIVAAIGHYGSSRSLPAAVTYEYNGILYMSPVATSPSLTRFGFNYLFRNIPTDAEISAAVLTYCQKQNWKNAAIVYVRGNYGQSFTEIMQEEAYLHDINIATLKSYAENQEDFRAMIVEMRRYQYDFVFIADVVPRAAHFIRQYRAMGGTEPFIGGDGLDSNLLWTIAGKAANETVVATTFDAADNHPNVKGFVERFTARYPDKQPDFLAAQGYDALMVIANAMRHSQSSVPIEVASALRFSPPWEGVLGTYAMQLDGSIAGKKIAFKKLSDGVFYLQQDSEE
- a CDS encoding substrate-binding periplasmic protein, producing MLRALMVILAIISCFFGTSLASSRDLPPDMQRIFDRGTLRVGMYHADIAPFFMQSNNGELTGIDVDLAHHVAQELGVELELVRTAKTFDALVEMLEKREVDVVISELSRTLKRARTVRFTRPYIVLRQGLLLNRVAAVRAQSTTGFEWIFTSAGPVGVKAGTSYVGYAQANFPNAEIRTYPEWEEVVDACVRGEVLFAYHDEIEVKKIIRDNPAIAIQLQTAIISDMTDPIAMAVPWQSTHLLAWLEQYIDAFPVRMDIDTLLRKYYEQ
- a CDS encoding dicarboxylate/amino acid:cation symporter, whose protein sequence is MNSKLLLSPWAIAIGLASGVILGVFYTDTALAFAPAGQLYLLLLQMCVLPIMTSAVITSLGRLVASKDQGISPLRVAGVFFIGLLIASVVGVAAALVLQPGNALDSSDREMVGRLMSAGGDTDTHTIATDLEITFFTSPPPPATVNPLAYLANMVPENVFQSLSQGHSIQILVFSILFGIALGILPPARSVTAFDFFDAVFAAFSRIISGLMYLLPFGLCALVAEQATRVGRETLEALLGFIIAFGIAGVLLLIVSFVIIWVRARQGFSDILLGLKDTIVIALGTRSGLAAIPSAIEALHERFGFERTGTNLVIPLGITICRHGTIMIFALTALFLCQLYQIEIGFRELAIVIFGSVIAGMASAGAPGIVAISMLSLVLEPLGLPIESAFILLLALDPITDPLLTLVNVQSNCAASTLITPRENGVTCDEPT
- a CDS encoding methyltransferase, which encodes MNRHNSPRHSDSAVPEQIFSCLEESVFYALCIEHLLLPHIPSGAALVEFGSGDGTPVIEALQKAPDFAGTITGYELNLRAYALCQANITAANLGSKYHVQAGSFFEKPSFEAFALLANPPYIPFPDASIRLPYLHGGLHGSEVTTQLLREPYPMSLLLVSSYSNPLGIIDTAHHHGLCVANFLIMPIRYGDYSREPKVFAHIMTLREQGFAYASANGYLLAGVLFARKEYCHTERCNELKRIMRSADDHHMVRV
- a CDS encoding adenylate/guanylate cyclase domain-containing protein; protein product: MLFSLLTTSAILALSTYNYHKASQAAVTLSRTIVEHLRERVVQEVSDYLWSLETATLLAGQQFRSYDLATSAETWFTLTDQPLFTSLNLSNLYIADHQGNFLATGYREGQREERQLRVTYDSTEKNDIRRLRDATHVNKEQRYSDYDPRLRQWFINTNAFEKPQWSAMYHDFETGQLSSTFSAPVINPTTGAVEKVVAADILLERATALLHTLSLGFDGDIVIMNHDNSVIGATTLRNDTHTGDTPFATVQLPAPIAQAVQEISNESMIAPFTVGDDTFLRAVAPLRPGLHAKWRVVVILPESVILRDAKQALIESILGSIVVLVIALILVRTFANAIARPILRLAGNATAITQLNFHETNPNGSVISEIATLQQSLETMKKSLINFSRYLPLLMVQQLVSAGKLATIGGERRTLTLFFSDIANFTTISETTPPEELLKQLCEYFALISAIIERHGGLIDKFIGDSVMAFWGAPNTCPNGAQSASLAALEIQKELTQQNAVWEHQGLAPFITRIGIHTGDCLVGNIGAPERMNYTVLGDAVNIASRLEGLNKEFGSAILISQATYDALTAKLPVIAHGSHYVKGRSEPLDIYELTVPSSPATTP